Proteins encoded within one genomic window of Nitrospira sp.:
- a CDS encoding PD40 domain-containing protein: MRRRSTERLCLWGLCLLMGVPSIALAGERSQDSAPQIRSAERHLANIRQLTVGRQNAEAYFSFDGTKLIFQSTNDWSKDSQATTRRSADSGLGCYQMYVMDLESDTVRLVSTGKGATTCGYFFPGDRRVLYSSTHAVGSECPPKPKRDGAYRWALDDYDIYSVRLDGQQMQRLTSSSGYDAEATISPDGKTIVWTSVKDGDLDLYTMNVDGTNVRRLTNDVGYDGGAFFSPDSTRVVYRAAHSSDPAEVAKYKDLLAQRLVEPGQLEIFVINADGSHKQQVTSNGASNFSPYFHPDGKRIIFSSNLETRGDGGRPSFHLYLVRDDGTGVERLTTEGHFNSFPMFSPDGKRLVWVSDRHATAPGEFNVFLADWVP; this comes from the coding sequence ATGCGACGTCGTAGTACCGAACGGCTTTGTCTATGGGGGCTCTGTCTCTTGATGGGGGTGCCGTCAATTGCTTTGGCGGGTGAGCGATCTCAAGATTCGGCTCCTCAGATTCGGTCTGCCGAGCGGCACTTGGCCAACATTCGTCAATTGACCGTTGGGCGACAAAACGCCGAAGCCTATTTCTCCTTCGACGGGACTAAATTGATTTTCCAATCGACCAACGATTGGTCGAAGGATTCACAGGCGACCACGCGTAGGTCGGCGGACAGCGGCCTGGGCTGCTATCAGATGTACGTGATGGACCTGGAAAGTGATACGGTTCGTCTCGTCAGCACGGGGAAGGGAGCCACGACCTGCGGGTATTTTTTCCCGGGTGATCGCCGGGTATTGTATTCCTCAACCCATGCCGTGGGGAGTGAGTGTCCACCGAAGCCGAAACGGGACGGTGCCTATCGCTGGGCCCTCGACGATTACGATATCTATTCCGTTCGACTGGATGGGCAACAGATGCAACGGTTGACCTCTTCGTCTGGGTATGATGCAGAGGCGACCATCTCGCCCGACGGGAAGACCATTGTGTGGACATCGGTCAAGGACGGGGACCTTGACCTCTATACGATGAATGTGGACGGGACCAATGTGCGACGACTGACGAATGACGTGGGCTACGACGGTGGTGCATTTTTTTCTCCGGACAGTACGAGGGTCGTCTATCGCGCGGCCCATTCGAGCGATCCAGCTGAAGTGGCCAAATACAAAGACCTGCTGGCCCAGCGGCTGGTCGAACCGGGACAGCTTGAGATCTTTGTGATCAACGCCGACGGCTCGCACAAGCAGCAGGTCACATCAAACGGCGCGTCGAATTTTTCTCCCTATTTTCACCCCGATGGGAAACGCATCATTTTTTCCTCCAATCTCGAAACGAGAGGGGACGGCGGTCGCCCCAGTTTCCATCTGTACCTTGTGCGTGATGATGGGACGGGGGTTGAACGTCTCACCACCGAAGGGCATTTCAATAGCTTCCCCATGTTTTCACCGGACGGCAAGCGACTCGTCTGGGTCTCCGATCGACATGCGACGGCACCGGGTGAATTCAACGTGTTTCTAGCCGATTGGGTTCCGTAA
- a CDS encoding response regulator gives MMTKLLIVDDDQMNCDLLQELFSRQGYDVIIATSGREGLDLFRTSNPKVTLLDLRMPEMDGLTLLKEIRAIDPHARVIILGGGATEVHENQARALQATDFIRKGLSLDILVEAVNRVSKLPEPAMVTQPPIPNGESGQQSAESVLVVDDESLICDLLVQFLSLRGYRAFGVRNGQDALRMVDEVHPDVVLVDMIMPGMAGIDVLRTLRDKGYPGGIIIMTGSHNEELLGEVWSLGPHELLLKPVDLDRLLMAIQLVLVCREC, from the coding sequence ATGATGACCAAGCTCTTGATCGTCGACGACGATCAAATGAATTGCGATCTGCTGCAAGAGTTGTTCAGCCGTCAAGGCTATGATGTCATCATCGCAACGAGCGGGAGAGAGGGACTCGATCTGTTCCGCACATCCAATCCGAAAGTGACGCTGCTGGATCTCCGTATGCCGGAGATGGATGGGTTGACGCTGTTGAAGGAAATTCGAGCCATCGATCCGCACGCGCGGGTGATCATCTTGGGAGGCGGCGCAACCGAAGTGCATGAAAATCAAGCGCGAGCGCTGCAGGCCACCGATTTTATACGGAAAGGCTTGTCGCTGGATATTCTTGTTGAAGCAGTCAATCGAGTCTCGAAGCTTCCAGAGCCAGCGATGGTCACACAGCCCCCGATTCCGAACGGGGAGAGCGGACAGCAGAGCGCGGAGTCAGTGCTGGTGGTGGACGATGAATCCCTCATCTGCGATCTGCTCGTCCAGTTCTTAAGTCTTCGCGGGTATCGTGCATTTGGCGTGAGAAACGGACAGGATGCGCTCCGAATGGTCGATGAGGTGCATCCGGATGTCGTGTTGGTCGACATGATCATGCCGGGGATGGCGGGGATCGATGTGCTTCGAACCCTACGGGATAAGGGCTATCCTGGTGGCATCATCATCATGACCGGAAGTCACAACGAAGAGTTGCTGGGAGAGGTGTGGAGCCTAGGCCCCCATGAACTGCTGCTCAAGCCGGTTGACCTGGATCGTCTTTTGATGGCGATCCAGCTTGTACTCGTCTGCCGTGAGTGTTAA
- the ftsY gene encoding signal recognition particle-docking protein FtsY produces MGWFQRLSDGLGKTRHVVQQSLDRFLGRTPDQELLEDLEAALLAADLGARVVDRLMRQVNEETRGAEAKTTEGLQGVLSRTLYGILKPVADATLDRLIADGPTPFVLLIVGVNGVGKTTTIAKMAQRLVQSGRRPLLVAGDTFRAAAIEQLQIWGDRIGVEVVRQRHGADPAAVAFDGIVAAKARKVDVVLIDTAGRLHTKSNLMDELRKVKRVIGQELPGAPHDVLLVLDATLGQNALAQARQFHEAVGVSGLVLTKLDGTARGGIVVAIAEELKIPIRLIGVGEGVEDLQDFNAEAFVAALFGQTENRS; encoded by the coding sequence AGCGACTGAGTGACGGGCTTGGTAAGACACGGCATGTGGTTCAGCAATCCCTTGATCGCTTTCTCGGACGCACACCTGACCAAGAACTCCTGGAAGACCTCGAAGCCGCATTGCTGGCAGCCGATTTGGGAGCCCGGGTCGTTGACCGCTTGATGCGGCAGGTCAACGAGGAAACACGTGGAGCTGAGGCGAAAACAACGGAGGGGCTTCAGGGGGTCTTGAGCCGAACGCTCTACGGAATCTTGAAGCCCGTTGCGGATGCTACGTTGGATCGTCTCATCGCTGATGGCCCGACACCATTTGTGCTCTTGATCGTCGGCGTGAACGGGGTGGGCAAGACCACCACGATCGCCAAGATGGCGCAACGGTTGGTGCAATCGGGGCGGAGGCCCCTGTTGGTTGCGGGAGACACCTTTCGTGCAGCGGCGATCGAACAGCTGCAAATATGGGGGGATCGTATCGGCGTGGAGGTGGTTCGTCAGCGACATGGGGCCGATCCCGCGGCAGTAGCCTTTGACGGGATTGTTGCAGCAAAGGCTCGCAAGGTTGATGTGGTGTTGATCGATACCGCCGGACGACTGCATACGAAATCAAACTTAATGGATGAGTTGCGGAAAGTGAAACGGGTCATCGGTCAAGAGTTACCTGGTGCGCCCCATGATGTGCTGTTGGTCTTGGATGCAACGCTTGGGCAGAATGCGCTGGCACAAGCACGTCAGTTTCACGAGGCGGTGGGAGTCAGTGGTCTTGTGCTGACGAAGCTCGATGGAACGGCCCGGGGCGGGATCGTTGTGGCGATCGCCGAAGAGCTGAAGATTCCCATCCGGTTGATCGGTGTTGGAGAGGGCGTGGAGGATCTGCAAGACTTCAATGCCGAGGCCTTTGTGGCAGCACTGTTTGGGCAGACTGAAAACCGCTCGTAA